A portion of the Faecalibacterium sp. I3-3-89 genome contains these proteins:
- a CDS encoding DUF4366 domain-containing protein → MKPDWNRRFAAGLLAILLCLCSFSMPAFASGSDPAPEPLPEIIEEEPTTGGMEPEGVPITPKGNATLVDDFYGDKQLITVTTKAGNYFYILIDRANEDKETSVHFLNQVDDADLLALLDEEPQTAEVCTCTVKCEAGNVNENCPLCEKSLRNCTAPEAVKTDTETPQEKSKSNMGSLIILLVLALAGGGAALYYFKFRKPKADTTGHDDLDEYDFGEDEDADEEPAEIEIHSENGQEDET, encoded by the coding sequence ATGAAACCTGATTGGAACCGCCGTTTTGCAGCTGGGCTGCTGGCTATCCTGCTCTGCCTCTGCTCGTTCTCCATGCCCGCCTTTGCAAGCGGCTCTGACCCGGCCCCGGAACCTCTGCCGGAGATTATCGAAGAAGAACCCACCACGGGCGGCATGGAGCCGGAGGGTGTACCTATCACGCCCAAAGGCAACGCAACACTGGTGGATGATTTCTACGGGGACAAACAGCTTATCACAGTGACCACCAAGGCCGGGAATTATTTTTACATTCTCATTGACCGTGCCAACGAGGACAAGGAAACGTCCGTTCACTTCCTGAACCAAGTGGACGATGCCGACTTGCTGGCCCTGCTGGATGAAGAACCGCAGACTGCCGAAGTCTGCACCTGCACGGTGAAATGTGAGGCCGGAAACGTCAACGAAAACTGCCCCTTGTGTGAAAAGAGCCTGCGCAACTGCACGGCCCCGGAAGCGGTGAAAACCGACACCGAAACGCCGCAGGAAAAGTCCAAGTCCAACATGGGCAGTCTGATAATCCTGCTGGTGCTGGCTCTGGCGGGCGGCGGCGCGGCCCTCTATTATTTCAAGTTCCGCAAACCCAAGGCCGACACCACCGGGCACGATGATCTGGACGAATACGATTTTGGCGAGGACGAAGATGCAGACGAGGAACCGGCTGAAATCGAGATTCATTCGGAGAACGGACAGGAGGACGAAACATGA
- a CDS encoding DUF4315 family protein — MAKRLSRIERDIERLKEKISEYQQQLKELEAAKTEQENLQIIQLVRSMNMTPDEFAAFLRSGALNATPTVTPYHKQEDAADET, encoded by the coding sequence ATGGCAAAAAGACTTTCCCGCATTGAGCGCGACATTGAACGGCTCAAAGAAAAAATCAGCGAATACCAGCAGCAGTTGAAAGAACTGGAAGCTGCAAAGACCGAACAGGAAAATCTTCAAATCATTCAGCTGGTGCGCAGTATGAACATGACACCGGACGAGTTTGCAGCCTTCCTGCGCAGCGGTGCGCTGAATGCCACGCCCACCGTCACCCCGTACCATAAACAGGAGGATGCCGCCGATGAAACCTGA
- a CDS encoding C40 family peptidase, with product MKELQAKAKVTQTMTRDGLVMENQATGTVENVSTREAERDYSTDAEGKAEKILERAEDIKDGHKNKKKAKKAAETAATAESEDGLHRSAARLELTEEERADPALQPYIQKAEAKADKLDAARASLPKKRVPVKGKVYDAASGKAKFTLRFEQQDKGPPSLKPNPASRPLSEALLFAHGKIHEVEHENVGVEGGHKGEELVERQTAKAIRSGIRHHKMKPYKAVEKAERQLMSANAEYFYQKSLRDNPQIAQSASNPISRMWQKQRIKQQYAKAARQAGQAAAQGAATTAENGFRVTKLAAEGGERVAEFAAQNWKTILIVAVFGLLALLLITGLQSCTVMAGTAGTGVTASSYFSKDKDMLGAEKAYAKLEQKLQRYLDTYEATHNYDEYHFYLDEIEHDPYVLISILSALHDGVFTLAEVQGELEMLFEKQYILTETVTMQIRYRTKMMVIIGPYGVPQVITYQEPYEYYICTVKLKNKDLSHLPVEVLTEEQLSAYSLYMRTLGNRPDLFGQAQYPNASTIKQPTYYDVPPEALKDDKFAAMMEEATKYIGYPYVWGGSSPSTSFDCSGYISWVLNHSGWNVGRQTAQGLYNFCTPVSAAQVKPGDLVFFKGTYDTPGVSHCGIYVGNSIMLHCGDPISYTNLNSKYWQEHFYSYGRLP from the coding sequence TTGAAAGAATTGCAGGCAAAAGCCAAAGTCACCCAGACCATGACCCGTGATGGTCTGGTGATGGAAAATCAGGCCACTGGCACTGTGGAGAATGTTTCTACTCGTGAAGCAGAACGGGATTACTCCACGGATGCCGAGGGCAAGGCCGAAAAAATTCTGGAACGGGCCGAGGACATCAAGGACGGGCATAAAAATAAAAAGAAAGCGAAAAAGGCAGCAGAAACAGCGGCCACCGCCGAAAGCGAAGATGGCCTGCACCGTTCCGCTGCCCGTTTGGAATTGACCGAGGAAGAACGGGCAGACCCGGCGTTGCAGCCGTACATCCAAAAGGCGGAAGCGAAAGCCGACAAACTGGATGCAGCCCGCGCCTCTCTGCCGAAAAAGCGTGTTCCGGTCAAGGGAAAAGTCTACGATGCAGCCAGCGGCAAGGCAAAATTCACCCTGCGTTTTGAGCAGCAGGACAAAGGCCCACCCAGCCTGAAACCAAACCCGGCCAGCCGCCCGCTATCGGAAGCATTGCTGTTCGCTCACGGAAAAATCCATGAAGTCGAACACGAAAATGTGGGTGTGGAGGGTGGCCACAAAGGTGAAGAACTGGTGGAGCGTCAGACCGCCAAAGCCATCCGCAGCGGCATCCGGCACCACAAGATGAAGCCCTACAAGGCCGTGGAAAAGGCAGAGCGTCAGCTCATGTCTGCCAATGCAGAATACTTTTACCAGAAATCTTTGCGGGACAATCCGCAGATCGCGCAGTCCGCCAGCAATCCCATTTCCCGGATGTGGCAGAAACAGCGTATCAAGCAACAGTACGCCAAAGCTGCACGGCAGGCCGGACAAGCCGCCGCACAGGGTGCAGCCACTACCGCAGAAAATGGTTTCCGGGTAACAAAGCTGGCAGCCGAAGGCGGCGAACGGGTGGCCGAATTTGCGGCCCAGAACTGGAAAACCATTCTGATCGTGGCGGTGTTCGGTCTGCTGGCTCTGCTCTTGATAACGGGCTTGCAGTCCTGCACGGTGATGGCGGGCACCGCTGGGACCGGCGTGACGGCATCTTCTTATTTTTCCAAGGACAAGGATATGCTGGGTGCAGAGAAGGCTTATGCCAAGCTGGAACAAAAGCTGCAACGGTATCTCGACACCTACGAGGCCACCCACAACTATGACGAGTATCATTTTTATCTGGATGAAATCGAGCATGACCCCTATGTGCTGATCTCGATTTTGTCCGCGCTGCATGACGGCGTGTTCACACTGGCCGAGGTGCAGGGCGAACTTGAAATGCTCTTTGAAAAGCAGTACATCCTGACCGAGACTGTGACCATGCAGATACGTTACCGTACAAAAATGATGGTCATTATTGGCCCGTATGGTGTGCCGCAAGTTATCACCTACCAAGAACCGTATGAATACTACATCTGCACGGTCAAGCTGAAGAACAAGGATTTATCTCATCTGCCTGTGGAAGTACTGACCGAGGAACAGCTTAGTGCCTATTCGCTCTATATGCGCACGCTGGGCAACCGGCCGGATTTGTTCGGGCAGGCACAGTACCCCAATGCGTCCACCATCAAGCAGCCCACCTACTACGATGTTCCCCCGGAAGCTCTCAAAGATGATAAGTTCGCTGCCATGATGGAGGAAGCAACCAAGTACATTGGCTACCCGTATGTGTGGGGCGGCAGTTCGCCCAGCACCAGCTTTGATTGCAGCGGCTACATTTCGTGGGTGCTGAATCACTCCGGCTGGAACGTGGGCCGTCAGACCGCACAGGGCCTTTACAACTTCTGTACTCCTGTTTCGGCCGCACAGGTCAAACCGGGCGACCTTGTGTTTTTCAAGGGAACCTACGATACCCCCGGCGTGAGCCATTGCGGTATCTATGTGGGCAATTCCATCATGCTGCACTGCGGCGACCCGATCTCTTACACAAACCTCAACTCGAAATATTGGCAAGAACATTTTTACAGCTATGGGCGTTTACCGTGA
- a CDS encoding DNA cytosine methyltransferase: protein MSLTHFSLFSGIGGIDLAAEAAGFTSVCQCEWAAFPAAVLASHWPEVSRFQDITTVTKEAFFEKTGLRTVTLISGGFPCQPFSTAGRQRGFHDERYLWPEMLRVIRELQPRWVLGENVAGFLRMGLDKTLIDLEQAGYDVRVFVLPAAAVGAWHERKRVFIIGSAASHTPCQRHRGCGQGAGHPNLCERQLPQDEQGWQGVDGAAFPCGLPHDPHHAGKALPQPGLGRVADGFPAQMDGHSLWAEEPADISRLTEDVPNRSKRMKTLGNAVSPPQVFPILKYIADIETGRCPMGGEEL, encoded by the coding sequence ATGAGCCTAACACATTTCAGCTTGTTTTCCGGCATCGGCGGCATCGACCTTGCCGCAGAAGCAGCGGGTTTCACCTCTGTCTGTCAATGCGAGTGGGCGGCCTTTCCCGCCGCTGTTCTGGCAAGCCACTGGCCGGAGGTGTCCCGTTTTCAGGACATCACCACCGTAACAAAGGAGGCTTTCTTTGAAAAAACAGGACTTCGCACCGTCACCCTCATTTCAGGCGGCTTCCCGTGCCAGCCGTTCTCCACCGCAGGGCGGCAGCGCGGCTTCCACGATGAACGCTACCTCTGGCCCGAAATGCTGCGCGTTATCCGGGAATTGCAGCCCCGTTGGGTGCTTGGAGAAAATGTTGCTGGCTTCCTCCGTATGGGGCTCGACAAAACGCTCATTGACTTGGAGCAGGCAGGTTACGATGTTCGGGTTTTCGTATTACCTGCTGCTGCCGTTGGCGCGTGGCACGAACGGAAACGGGTATTCATCATCGGCTCCGCTGCTTCCCACACCCCTTGCCAGCGACACCGGGGATGTGGGCAAGGGGCTGGACATCCAAATCTCTGCGAACGGCAGTTACCGCAAGATGAACAAGGATGGCAAGGCGTGGACGGCGCGGCTTTCCCATGTGGTCTACCGCATGACCCCCACCACGCTGGAAAAGCCCTACCTCAACCCGGACTGGGTAGAGTGGCTGATGGGTTTCCCGCGCAAATGGACGGACATTCCCTTTGGGCCGAAGAACCCGCCGACATCTCGCGCCTGACCGAAGATGTGCCGAACCGCAGCAAGCGGATGAAAACACTGGGCAATGCAGTTTCGCCGCCGCAGGTGTTCCCGATTCTCAAATATATTGCGGACATTGAAACGGGCCGCTGTCCGATGGGAGGTGAAGAACTTTGA
- a CDS encoding DUF6921 family protein has protein sequence MKEKFITLVLTLGFLAAFGVFMHSPPSILDGLTGATPKAKRAAQMAAPLEGNYLFCINPALEPFSDADFRNDLKAFVSGETEVLSDAGLPHMTLSVCETDYPLLCYATALCERLTAAGADVTLKQYSETMLRSRAINGRYQLLLVSENTLDATALPDADILLLSAEEMEDPSCEN, from the coding sequence GTGAAAGAAAAATTCATCACTCTGGTTCTGACATTGGGATTTCTTGCCGCGTTTGGCGTATTTATGCACTCGCCGCCCTCTATTCTGGATGGGCTGACCGGTGCGACCCCGAAAGCGAAACGTGCCGCACAGATGGCCGCACCGCTGGAGGGCAACTATCTGTTCTGCATCAACCCTGCGCTGGAACCGTTTTCCGATGCGGATTTCCGGAATGATCTGAAAGCATTTGTTTCCGGTGAGACAGAAGTCCTTTCCGATGCCGGACTGCCGCACATGACGCTTTCGGTCTGCGAAACAGACTATCCCTTGCTTTGCTATGCAACGGCTCTTTGTGAACGCCTGACTGCTGCCGGAGCAGATGTCACGTTGAAGCAGTACAGCGAAACCATGCTGCGTTCCCGTGCAATCAATGGGCGGTATCAACTGCTGCTGGTTTCGGAAAATACGCTTGATGCAACAGCATTGCCGGATGCAGACATCCTTCTGCTCTCCGCAGAAGAAATGGAGGACCCCTCATGCGAAAACTGA
- a CDS encoding ArsR/SmtB family transcription factor: MSNSLYTCNCDVIHEDIVNDVKGKMQPKDDYIQLASLFKLFGDGTRVQILHALEQSEMCVCDLAVLLGVTKSAISHQLKALRLAGLVKFRREAQIVYYSLADDHVKEIIDKGFEHLRG; encoded by the coding sequence ATGTCAAATTCTTTATACACCTGTAATTGCGATGTGATCCATGAGGACATCGTGAACGATGTAAAAGGCAAAATGCAGCCGAAAGACGACTACATCCAGCTTGCATCGCTTTTCAAGCTGTTCGGAGATGGCACAAGAGTGCAGATCCTTCATGCTCTGGAACAGAGCGAGATGTGTGTATGCGACCTTGCGGTTCTGCTGGGCGTCACCAAATCGGCGATCTCTCACCAGCTGAAAGCACTCCGGCTTGCCGGACTGGTCAAATTCCGCAGAGAGGCCCAGATCGTGTATTATTCGCTGGCGGATGATCATGTAAAGGAGATCATCGACAAGGGATTTGAGCATTTAAGAGGATGA
- a CDS encoding heavy metal translocating P-type ATPase, with protein sequence MKRVFILKGLDCPNCSAKIEKEVGELGGVASSTVNLMNQTLTVQAGTSVATSLLDTVTTIVHSHEPDVEVSEKTEPAVTKVYLLKGLDCPNCSAKIEREVGELDGVTSSTVNLMNQTLTVQAGTSVAASLLDTVTTIVHSHEPDVEVSEKQLEATAPVKKDEKAAVYNDEDKKRTIRLAVGAVVYAIGMALTVFAKLPTLAELAFLIVAYVILGWDVVWQAVKNITRGQVFDEHFLMSVSTIGAFAIGEYPEAVAVMLFYQVGEFFQSLAVKRSRKSISDLMDIRPDSATVKRNGVLQVVSPESVAVGEIIVVKPGEKIPLDGIVVDGESMLDTKALTGESVPRSIRKGDEALSGCINQSGLLTLKVTKSFGESTVSKITDLVENASARKAPTENFITTFARYYTPVVVGMAAVLAIIPPLVLGGGWSEWLRRGFVFLIVSCPCALVISIPLTFFGGIGAASKRGVLVKGSNYLEALNKVSVVVFDKTGTLTKGVFEVANIIPAAGYQKEQVLEYAAQAESYSNHPIAKSILATYGKPIDQKQFSGFEEISGHGISVMVQGKKVLAGNSKLMESEKIAYAACDAAGTKFYVAADGSYVGCILIADEVKPDSKCAIAELKKIGVEKTVMLTGDDERIGKSVADELGLDAYYAQLLPDQKVEKLEMLDKQKRQGSKLAFVGDGINDAPVLARADVGIAMGGLGSDAAIEAADVVLMTDEPSKLVEAIDVAKATKRIVMQNIVIALGIKSVFLVLGALGMAGMWEAVFGDVGVTIIAVLNAMRILKK encoded by the coding sequence ATGAAAAGAGTATTCATCCTGAAAGGTCTGGATTGCCCGAACTGCTCAGCAAAAATCGAGAAAGAAGTCGGTGAGCTGGGTGGCGTGGCTTCTTCGACCGTGAATCTGATGAACCAGACATTGACTGTTCAGGCAGGAACATCGGTGGCTACCTCCCTGCTGGACACCGTTACCACGATCGTCCACAGCCACGAGCCAGATGTTGAAGTGTCGGAAAAGACCGAACCTGCGGTGACGAAAGTCTATCTCCTGAAAGGTCTGGACTGCCCGAACTGCTCAGCAAAGATCGAGAGAGAAGTCGGTGAGCTGGATGGCGTGACTTCTTCGACCGTGAATCTGATGAACCAGACGCTGACTGTTCAGGCTGGAACATCGGTAGCTGCTTCCTTGCTGGATACCGTTACCACGATCGTACACAGCCATGAGCCGGATGTTGAAGTGTCGGAAAAGCAGCTGGAAGCGACTGCACCTGTCAAAAAGGATGAAAAAGCGGCGGTCTATAACGATGAGGATAAGAAGCGCACGATACGGCTTGCCGTGGGTGCTGTGGTCTATGCAATCGGTATGGCATTGACCGTATTCGCAAAGCTGCCGACTCTGGCGGAACTGGCGTTTCTGATTGTGGCGTATGTGATTCTTGGCTGGGATGTCGTATGGCAGGCAGTGAAAAATATCACCAGAGGACAGGTGTTTGACGAGCATTTCCTGATGAGTGTTTCCACGATCGGCGCATTTGCCATCGGGGAATACCCGGAAGCTGTTGCAGTTATGCTGTTCTATCAGGTCGGAGAGTTCTTCCAGTCGCTGGCGGTAAAGCGTTCCAGAAAGTCCATCTCTGACCTTATGGACATCCGTCCGGATTCGGCGACCGTTAAGCGGAATGGCGTATTGCAGGTCGTTTCTCCGGAAAGCGTTGCGGTGGGCGAGATCATCGTGGTAAAACCCGGTGAAAAAATCCCGCTGGATGGCATCGTTGTGGATGGCGAATCCATGCTGGACACCAAGGCACTGACCGGCGAATCTGTGCCGAGAAGCATCCGCAAAGGCGATGAAGCCCTGTCCGGCTGCATCAACCAGAGCGGTTTGCTGACGCTGAAAGTCACAAAGAGCTTCGGGGAATCCACGGTATCGAAGATCACTGACCTTGTGGAGAATGCTTCTGCAAGAAAAGCTCCCACCGAGAACTTCATCACGACCTTTGCACGATACTATACGCCGGTCGTTGTTGGAATGGCGGCTGTGTTGGCGATCATTCCGCCGCTCGTCCTTGGCGGCGGCTGGTCTGAGTGGTTGCGCAGAGGTTTTGTGTTCCTGATCGTTTCCTGCCCGTGTGCATTGGTCATTTCTATTCCCCTGACCTTCTTCGGCGGTATTGGTGCCGCATCCAAGCGCGGTGTGCTGGTAAAGGGCAGCAACTATCTGGAAGCACTGAACAAAGTGAGCGTGGTGGTCTTTGATAAGACCGGCACCTTAACAAAGGGTGTTTTTGAGGTCGCAAATATCATTCCGGCAGCCGGATACCAGAAAGAGCAGGTATTGGAGTATGCTGCACAGGCAGAGAGTTATTCCAACCACCCGATCGCAAAGTCGATTCTTGCGACTTATGGAAAGCCAATCGACCAGAAGCAGTTCTCTGGCTTTGAGGAAATCTCAGGACACGGCATCAGCGTTATGGTGCAGGGAAAGAAGGTACTGGCTGGCAACAGTAAGCTGATGGAATCTGAAAAGATTGCCTATGCCGCTTGCGATGCAGCCGGAACAAAGTTCTATGTAGCAGCGGATGGTAGCTATGTAGGCTGTATCCTGATCGCAGATGAAGTGAAGCCGGACAGCAAGTGCGCAATCGCAGAGCTGAAAAAGATCGGCGTGGAAAAAACTGTTATGCTTACCGGCGATGATGAGCGAATCGGCAAGTCGGTGGCAGACGAACTTGGTCTGGATGCGTATTATGCACAGCTCTTGCCCGACCAGAAGGTCGAAAAGCTGGAAATGCTAGATAAGCAGAAACGGCAGGGCAGCAAACTCGCCTTCGTGGGCGATGGCATCAACGATGCCCCTGTTCTTGCCCGTGCAGATGTCGGCATTGCCATGGGAGGTCTTGGCTCGGATGCCGCGATTGAAGCTGCGGATGTTGTTCTGATGACAGATGAACCATCGAAACTTGTAGAAGCCATTGATGTTGCAAAGGCTACGAAACGGATTGTGATGCAGAACATCGTGATTGCTCTTGGCATCAAGAGCGTGTTCCTTGTTCTGGGCGCACTCGGCATGGCCGGTATGTGGGAAGCCGTGTTCGGTGATGTGGGTGTCACGATCATCGCTGTTCTGAACGCAATGCGGATTCTGAAGAAATAA
- a CDS encoding YjdF family protein, translated as MDIDSTKLTVFFEAPFWIGVFERIERRKLSVCKVVFGAEPKDYEVLEYLLKNYSRLRFSPSVETVVKKESVNPKRLQRQIRKETAATGIGTKSQQALQMQREENKLVRKALSRKQREAEKQRQFELKQQKRKEKHRGR; from the coding sequence ATGGACATTGATTCTACAAAGCTGACTGTGTTTTTTGAGGCTCCATTCTGGATTGGAGTGTTTGAGCGTATTGAGAGAAGAAAGCTTTCAGTGTGTAAAGTCGTGTTTGGCGCAGAACCAAAGGACTATGAAGTCTTGGAGTATCTGCTCAAGAATTACAGTCGGCTGCGCTTCAGTCCATCTGTTGAGACAGTTGTAAAGAAAGAGTCTGTGAATCCAAAGCGATTGCAACGGCAAATCCGAAAGGAAACAGCTGCCACAGGAATCGGCACAAAATCACAGCAGGCGTTGCAAATGCAGCGAGAAGAAAACAAGCTGGTGCGAAAAGCACTTAGCCGTAAACAACGCGAAGCAGAAAAGCAGCGTCAATTTGAACTGAAACAGCAGAAGCGAAAGGAAAAGCATCGGGGCAGATAA
- a CDS encoding recombinase family protein, with protein sequence MTTAPNSAILDPLTNPVLTVAPQSKEDTTMSGATNKITALYCRLSQEDARLGESLSIENQKAILLEYAKKNHFPNPVFFVDDGYSGTNYDRPGFQSMLVEIEAGRVGIVITKDLSRLGRNSALTGLYTNFTFPQYSVRYIAINDNYDTIDPNSVNNDFAGIKNWFNEFYARDTSRKIRAVQKAKGERGVPLTVNVPYGYVKDPENPKHWLVDPEAAAIVKRIFSMCMEGRGPTQIANQLWVDNVLTPTAYKLSHGRSTNAPAPEDPYRWDKRAVSLILERREYTGCTVNFKTYTNSIWDKKRHLNPVENQAIFPDTHERIIDDDVFEKVQEIRNQRHRMTRTGKSSIFSGMVYCADCGSKMQYGSSNNRDFSQDFFDCSLHKKNGSKCKGHFIRVKVLEGRVLSHVQRVTDYILRHEDYFRKVMEEQLRVESTEKLTVLKKQLARNEKRIADLKRLFMKIYEDNASGKLSDERFDMMSQSYDAEQKHLEEEALSIQQEIEVQEQQIENIEKFVQKAHKYVHIEELTPYALRELVSAIYVDAPDKSSGKRVQHIHIKYDGLGYIPLDELEAKEKA encoded by the coding sequence ATGACAACTGCGCCTAATTCTGCTATACTTGACCCGTTAACCAATCCTGTACTGACAGTTGCTCCACAGAGTAAGGAGGACACAACAATGTCTGGAGCAACGAATAAGATCACCGCACTTTACTGCCGACTGTCGCAAGAGGACGCACGGCTCGGCGAAAGCCTGTCCATTGAGAACCAGAAGGCTATCCTTCTGGAATACGCCAAAAAGAACCACTTCCCGAACCCAGTGTTCTTTGTGGATGATGGCTACTCCGGCACGAACTATGACCGCCCCGGCTTTCAGAGTATGCTGGTCGAGATCGAAGCAGGGCGTGTAGGAATCGTTATCACGAAAGACCTGTCCCGACTGGGGCGCAACTCTGCCTTGACGGGTCTGTACACAAACTTTACCTTTCCCCAGTATAGCGTTCGCTACATTGCCATTAACGACAATTACGACACCATTGACCCGAACAGCGTAAACAACGATTTTGCGGGTATTAAGAACTGGTTCAACGAGTTTTACGCCCGCGATACCAGCCGCAAGATTCGGGCTGTCCAGAAGGCCAAGGGAGAGCGTGGAGTGCCGCTGACGGTCAATGTTCCGTACGGCTATGTAAAAGACCCGGAGAACCCGAAGCATTGGCTTGTTGACCCGGAAGCGGCTGCGATTGTGAAGCGCATCTTCTCCATGTGCATGGAGGGACGTGGCCCGACCCAAATTGCAAACCAACTGTGGGTGGACAATGTTCTGACTCCCACCGCCTACAAGCTGAGCCATGGCCGGAGTACAAACGCACCTGCCCCGGAAGACCCTTACCGCTGGGATAAAAGAGCAGTAAGTTTGATTCTGGAACGCCGGGAGTACACTGGCTGCACAGTCAACTTCAAGACCTATACTAACTCTATCTGGGATAAAAAGAGACATTTGAATCCTGTGGAAAATCAGGCTATCTTCCCGGATACACATGAGCGCATTATTGACGATGATGTGTTTGAAAAGGTTCAGGAGATTCGTAACCAGCGTCACCGCATGACCCGGACAGGCAAGAGCAGCATTTTCTCCGGTATGGTCTACTGCGCTGACTGCGGTTCCAAGATGCAATATGGTTCGTCCAACAACAGGGACTTCAGTCAAGACTTCTTTGATTGCTCTCTGCACAAGAAGAACGGGAGCAAGTGCAAGGGACACTTCATCCGAGTAAAGGTTCTGGAAGGACGTGTACTGAGTCATGTTCAGCGGGTGACGGACTACATTCTCCGTCATGAAGACTACTTCCGCAAGGTCATGGAGGAGCAGCTTCGGGTGGAAAGCACCGAAAAGCTGACCGTCCTGAAGAAGCAGCTTGCCCGGAATGAGAAGCGGATTGCAGACCTCAAACGGCTGTTCATGAAAATCTACGAGGATAACGCCAGCGGAAAGCTGAGCGATGAACGCTTTGACATGATGAGCCAGAGCTACGATGCCGAACAGAAGCATCTGGAAGAGGAAGCCCTTTCTATCCAGCAGGAAATCGAAGTACAGGAACAGCAGATCGAGAATATTGAGAAGTTCGTCCAGAAAGCGCACAAATACGTTCATATTGAAGAACTCACCCCTTATGCTCTCCGTGAACTGGTGTCGGCCATCTATGTAGATGCCCCGGATAAGTCCAGCGGAAAGCGGGTGCAGCACATCCATATCAAGTACGATGGGCTGGGGTATATCCCTCTGGATGAACTGGAAGCAAAAGAAAAGGCGTGA
- a CDS encoding relaxase/mobilization nuclease domain-containing protein — MATLKHIASKNSDYTAIEAYLVYQHDAFTGKQLLDEQGKPKLRDSYLLDTLECGDFSFATACLLANRKYGKNTQHGDIKSHQYIISFDPRDAADNGLTMEKAQALGLKFCEENFPGHPAIVCTHPDGHNHSGNIHVHIVIGSIRTREVERKPYMQKPRDWREGMKHSSTAQTMRHLRVEVMELCESAGLYQIDLLNGSKERVSEAEYWARRRGQQKLDLANAALTVAGQQPRQKKFETVKDTLRRQISSVLYRATSFEEFSDRLLQQYSITVKESRGQLSYLPSGRTKFIRAKHLGDKFDKAEVLAALNANAERKPKAQFKQDTIGKLIDIQSRMTEGKGIGYKRWLTKHNLKVMAQTVKLLQEKGLTDEDALNQRIAELETKYHDALAVVKDLEGRVKANNELRYHIAAYTSTKNVAQQLKTAKQPAAFEEQHRAELTAYRAAAAYFKANDLTKLPSPKKLEAEYAQLASEKAKFYEQYKEAKKELLKLKTAKQNVASFFREEEQTQQER, encoded by the coding sequence ATGGCAACGCTCAAGCATATCGCCTCTAAGAACTCGGACTACACCGCCATCGAAGCGTACCTCGTTTACCAGCACGATGCGTTCACCGGGAAGCAACTTCTGGATGAACAAGGCAAGCCGAAGCTGCGGGATTCGTACCTGCTCGACACCCTTGAGTGCGGCGATTTCTCGTTCGCAACGGCCTGTCTGCTGGCAAACCGCAAGTATGGCAAGAACACCCAGCATGGTGATATCAAAAGCCACCAGTATATCATCAGCTTTGACCCAAGAGATGCAGCCGACAACGGCTTGACCATGGAAAAGGCACAGGCACTTGGCCTGAAATTCTGCGAAGAAAACTTCCCCGGTCATCCTGCCATCGTCTGCACTCACCCCGATGGGCACAACCATTCGGGAAACATCCATGTCCACATCGTGATCGGCAGCATCCGAACACGAGAAGTGGAGCGTAAGCCCTATATGCAGAAGCCCCGCGATTGGCGCGAGGGCATGAAGCACTCCAGCACCGCCCAGACCATGCGGCACCTCCGTGTCGAGGTCATGGAGCTGTGCGAAAGTGCCGGACTGTACCAGATCGACCTGCTCAACGGCTCCAAGGAGCGTGTGAGCGAAGCGGAGTATTGGGCGCGCAGGCGTGGTCAGCAGAAGCTCGACCTTGCAAACGCAGCCCTTACCGTAGCCGGACAGCAGCCCCGGCAGAAGAAGTTTGAAACTGTGAAGGATACTTTACGGAGACAGATTTCGTCTGTATTGTACCGTGCCACGAGCTTTGAAGAATTTTCCGACAGGCTCTTGCAGCAGTATAGCATCACCGTCAAGGAAAGCCGTGGACAACTCAGCTATCTGCCCTCTGGCAGAACGAAGTTCATCCGAGCGAAACATCTCGGGGACAAGTTCGACAAGGCAGAAGTGCTTGCTGCCCTGAACGCAAATGCCGAACGCAAACCCAAGGCGCAGTTCAAGCAGGATACCATCGGGAAACTGATCGACATCCAGTCGAGGATGACCGAGGGCAAGGGCATCGGCTATAAGCGTTGGCTCACTAAACACAATCTCAAAGTTATGGCACAGACCGTGAAGCTTCTGCAGGAAAAGGGCTTGACCGACGAGGACGCTCTAAACCAGCGCATCGCTGAACTGGAAACCAAGTATCACGATGCACTGGCGGTGGTGAAAGACCTCGAAGGTCGCGTGAAAGCCAACAATGAGCTGCGCTATCACATCGCAGCCTACACCAGCACCAAGAATGTCGCACAGCAGTTAAAGACTGCCAAACAACCCGCAGCCTTTGAGGAGCAGCACCGTGCAGAGCTGACAGCGTACCGGGCGGCAGCAGCCTATTTCAAGGCAAATGACCTCACCAAGCTGCCCAGCCCGAAAAAGCTGGAAGCCGAGTATGCGCAGCTGGCATCCGAAAAGGCAAAGTTCTACGAGCAGTACAAGGAAGCCAAGAAAGAACTGCTCAAACTGAAAACCGCAAAGCAGAATGTTGCGTCCTTTTTCCGGGAGGAAGAGCAGACGCAGCAGGAGAGATAA